In the genome of Bradyrhizobium sp. CIAT3101, one region contains:
- the xth gene encoding exodeoxyribonuclease III — MRLSLTTWNINSVRLRIDLVAKFLKSARPDVLCLQETKCIDDAFPLKRFKRLGYEHVALNGQKGYHGVAIVSKIPFESTDIRTFCDKVDSRHISVSFGEKASIAKPLVLHNFYVPAGGDIPDPALNEKFDHKLRFLDEMKTCEPLHPRGEDRHILVGDLNVAPHENDVWSHKQLLKVVSHTPIETEKLQAALSAGEWVDVARDRIPMSEKVYTWWSYRSADWTVGDRGRRLDHIWVSRALKDAIQDFKILRDARSWERPSDHVPVTVTLDV, encoded by the coding sequence ATGCGTCTTTCCCTGACAACCTGGAACATCAATTCGGTGCGGCTGCGCATCGATCTGGTCGCGAAGTTTCTCAAGAGCGCGCGGCCGGACGTGCTGTGTCTCCAGGAGACCAAGTGCATCGACGACGCCTTTCCGCTGAAGCGCTTCAAGCGGCTCGGCTACGAGCACGTCGCGCTGAACGGGCAGAAGGGCTATCACGGCGTCGCCATCGTCTCGAAGATTCCGTTCGAATCCACGGACATCCGCACCTTCTGCGACAAGGTGGATTCGCGTCATATCTCGGTGTCGTTCGGCGAGAAGGCGAGCATCGCGAAGCCGCTGGTGCTGCATAATTTCTACGTGCCTGCCGGCGGCGACATTCCCGATCCCGCGCTGAACGAGAAGTTCGACCACAAGCTCCGCTTCCTCGACGAGATGAAGACGTGCGAACCGCTGCATCCGCGCGGGGAGGATCGCCACATCCTGGTCGGCGATCTCAACGTCGCGCCGCACGAGAACGACGTGTGGTCGCACAAGCAACTGCTGAAGGTCGTTTCGCACACGCCGATCGAGACCGAGAAGCTGCAGGCCGCACTCAGCGCCGGCGAGTGGGTCGACGTCGCGCGCGACCGCATCCCGATGTCGGAAAAGGTCTACACGTGGTGGAGCTATCGCTCCGCCGACTGGACCGTCGGCGACCGCGGCCGCAGGCTCGACCACATCTGGGTCTCGCGCGCGCTGAAAGACGCGATCCAGGATTTCAAAATCTTGCGCGATGCGCGAAGCTGGGAACGGCCGTCAGACCACGTGCCGGTGACGGTGACGCTGGACGTCTAG